In Solenopsis invicta isolate M01_SB chromosome 1, UNIL_Sinv_3.0, whole genome shotgun sequence, one genomic interval encodes:
- the LOC105193305 gene encoding chymotrypsin-1-like, protein MRTLACFIFLALVYTTKGTPSPHIIGGQPADIGEFPYQVSLKVNDRHQCSGSIINNRTILTAADCVVWLASWQITVHGGTNKLDTRGHVHEVESVTIHPKYLKEPYTNNIALVHLKAAFKYNPLEQSINLATTDIDIEDKSCTLAGWGATRVTGEDFSNSLLKIQLKGYSLEKCARDWQMWGYGKIRNNQVCTQTKRELYGACLGDFGGPLVIDGVQIGILSMTGKPCTLLPAVYMKVTSFLPWILSNMKN, encoded by the exons ATGCGTACGCTTGCTTGTTTTATATTTCTCGCTCTCGTATACACTACTAAAG gaaCGCCTTCTCCACATATCATTGGAGGTCAACCGGCTGACATTGGCGAATTTCCATATCAAGTATCACTGAAAGTTAATGATAGACACCAGTGCAGTGGGTCTATCATTAATAATCGGACCATCTTAACCGCAGCAGATTGTGTCGTCTG GTTGGCATCTTGGCAGATAACGGTTCATGGCGGGACAAATAAATTGGATACACGAGGACATGTTCATGAGGTAGAGAGTGTTACCATCCATCCAAAATACCTTAAGGAGCCATACACTAATAACATTGCTTTAGTTCACCTTAAAGCTGCTTTCAAATATAATCCGTTAGAACAATCGATAAATCTTGCGACAACTGATATTGATATCGAAGATAAATCATGCACATTAGCCGGATGGGGAGCTACCAGAGTG ACTGGTGAAGACTTTTCAAATAGTTTACTAAAAATTCAGTTAAAAGGTTATTCGCTGGAAAAGTGTGCAAGAGATTGGCAAATGTGGGGATATggcaaaataagaaataatcagGTTTGCACACAAACTAAACGAGAACTATACGGAGCATGCCTC GGTGATTTTGGTGGACCTTTAGTAATTGATGGAGTTCAAATTGGAATCCTTTCCATGACAGGTAAACCCTGTACATTATTACCAGCCGTTTATATGAAAGTGACCAGTTTTCTTCCGTGGATTCTGTCGAATATGaagaattaa